ttgtttatataaatcgTTAATGTAATTTGAAATGTGTGGAGGCGGGCCGATGATGAATACGTTGAAGTGGGTTTGTCAACAAACATCACTGTTTAATGTCACCTCATTCACGAGTTAATGCTTTCGCTtcctatatttttggcattaattTGTAGACGGTGGGATAGCCAGCAGTTTTGTAAGGTGCTATCTTGATTTATATCTGCAGCACTAGAAGGTTGACTGTAGAGAATGCTGATTGTATTTGGTATGCCTATATACTTGTGTATATGAAGTGTATTACAGCTTGCTGTTgtaattcaaaacaaatttgGTTGACTGTAGACAATGCTGATTACATTTGGCCTGTCAGTATACTTATGTACTCGTATATGAAGTATATTACAGTTAGCTATTGCAATtcataactatttttcggattttaccgcggttttttatattataattttctttcgacaTTTCGAAAACTACAGCCTACGTGGTCACGTGGCGGACTAACGTGTTGGGCGTCCGAAAGTCCGTTCGTccgttataatatctacctacattttataattttaattttatattttattttttgttgccaGTTCGATCTACGCAGGatgagctcacagtatcttttagtctggcagccggtcttttgagttccgatttaatttaatttagaagaGGATACGTGAGATTTCTGAAGCGTCAATCAACTCCCTAACCTTCCTTCTCCCATTCTCTTCCTTTAATACCACAGGCAGGGTTTGTAGACTAAGCGGAATTTCCGTAATTTATGGCATTTTTTTCATGCCTATTTATaagaatcatatttttttcatctatGGCGCTTTAGTTATAAGGCTATCTATTATAAATGTCTCTATTGAGATTGAAATGTCTCCTTAGTTCATTACTTTgcctcccgctttgctatgcgGCAAGCTGGGCATCCTTAATTAGTTTCGTTATTTACATGTTTCCACACGGGGGTTGTTTAACATCAAACAATTCTTTGCTTGTTTGCTGGCCTCTAAAAACATGCGTCTCGCAACCTTTACCCGCTACACAAAATAGggtatatagtaatattatttggaAACTCACGTCAAATCACATGCTGTTGAAGTGTATGACGCAGATTAGTGTTTTCATTGAAACTTACAGATTCTGTTTTTGTTTCAAATGCGTGCAAAACAATATTGTGCTTTCGCTCATGGTACTATATGGGAGTAAGATTTTTGAAAAATGCGTTATTGTATGACAGTAGCGAAGGTTCTATATAACTCGAATCTTGCTGGCTTTCCGTTCgtaatttatgtcaaatctaattatccttagaacgatttgtagaccgcattaatgcatattagtacctatattatgttgtgttgggttccttttcggaTAATTGTACCCTTGGTCGCTGTTGTATGTTATAACAGGGTAGAAAGTAGCTTAGTATTGAAATAATAGTTTTCGGATTgcagtttttttgtattttatttttcttccgatgtttcgGAGACTAGAggctttatggtcacgggggtctggggagaaaatatataatataacccGAAATCTAGttatatttactggtggtaggtctctcatatgtaagagtccgcctgggtagctaccgccgtaatgtctatttctgccgccaagcagtgtgtagtcgctgttgtgttccggtttgaaggacattgtagccagtataactactggacataagacttaacatctcatgtctcaggatagcgagcgcagtggaataccacacaatactttgtaattcaattggCTGGTGTTActgctgtttatgagcggtcgaatcgctaaccatcaggcaaacagcaagctcgtttcatcattcaaagcaataaaacatgaaattaaGCATAACATTACGCACGTCTATAATGTGGGTATCAAATTAAAGGATTTGCTgagaaaatatgaataaactAACGACTGCATTCAACCTTTCGAGGAGATGGTGTACTCACTGGACGAACCGTGAGGTATTTATACTGAACTGTGCATAGATATATGCGGCACATGGGTTATCACTCTATTTATTCAGATTCAAAATATCGGaccttttatgtagaatattgtaaatgacaatttgaattttttgggaggccttaattatttatatttattatagtatattatactataataaaaaaaaactactactACTTCTATcactactattatattatagtattctagcgccgatagcctggttgggtgcggaacggactgccgagacgaatgtccacaggttcaaaacccaagggcacacacctctgacttttctaaaacttatgtgtgtattctttgtgaattatcgcttgctttaacggtgaaggaaaacatcgtgaagaaacctgcatgcctgagaaattctctataggaattttgaaggtgtgtgaagtctactaatccgcactaggccagcgtgggcgactaaggcctaagtattataatacagggctgatattattatagatcaTTAGTGGCTAGATACGACCAATGTATACGTGTTTATCTTCAGACTACATNNNNNNNNNNNNNNNNNNNNNNNNNNNNNNNNNNNNNNNNNNNNNNNNNNNNNNNNNNNNNNNNNNNNNNNNNNNNNNNNNNNNNNNNNNNNNNNNNNNNNNNNNNNNNNNNNNNNNNNNNNNNNNNNNNNNNNNNNNNNNNNNNNNNNNNNNNNNNNNNNNNNNNNNNNNNNNNNNNNNNNNNNNNNNNNNNNNNNNNNNNNNNNNNNNNNNNNNNNNNNNNNNNNNNNNNNNNNNNNNNNNNNNNNNNNNNNNNNNNNNNNNNNNNNNNNNNNNNNNNNNNNNNNNNNNNNNNNNNNNNNNNNNNNNNNNNNNNNNNNNNNNNNNNNNNNNNNNNNNNNNNNNNNNNNNNNNNNNNNNNNNNNNNNNNNNNNNNNNNNNNNNNNNNNNNNNNNNNNNNNNNNNNNNNNNNNNNNNNNNNNNNNNNNNNNNNNNNNNNNNNNNNNNNNNNNNNNNNNNNNNNNNNNNNNNNNNNNNNNNNNNNNNNNNNNNNNNNNNNNTAATGCAAGTTGTTCTGTGTCGTTCTGCTGGATTTTCACTTCTGAGTTAAAAAGCTTAATGTTATCTTTATTCTTCAAGCCCAGCCATGCCAGGCATCTATTGCAATGATATACTGCTCTTTTTGAGTTGAATTTATTGGTTTTCTCCGATAACACTGATGgattaattgcaaaatatgtAAGTCTGTGTAGAAAATCTAATTTGTTAGACTTCAAAACTACTTCTGTTTGTGATCCGTGGCTATGTCCATGGCAAAACCATTCAGACATGTCCATATTATTGGATGGCAACTCCAAAATCCTCTCGAATTTCACACAACCATCCGAGATAAGGTTTGAACAGTTTGAGCATATAATTTTGACCGCATCGCCAACTCTGACGTTAACTTTCACGTCGCTAGATTTAACTGAATCCTCTAAATTTTCActtataaattctttataaaaattaccacCATTGGTTGGTTCCGTTAAGATCCTAAATGATATGGTGTTTTTGTCGATTTTAAGACACGACATTGAGTTTGGTATAATCTGACAAAACTCAACTATAGGGATAATAGTCGTGGCTTCAAATTCGTCTTCGGAGTAGCAATCTGACAGACTCTCAATAGACGATAGACTATCCCGTCTGCTGGACTTGTAATCATTGTAGTAATTAAGTATGATACGGTTAGACTTGATACTGATTTTAGATTAGCATTCCTTCGTAAAATCCACACCAGTGGTAATGTAGACGTTACAACTGCGCAGCCGCGACCGCAGCTCCATCAATACACTTTTAATCAACATtttcacttaaaaaatatatctgtatgtacaatttatttatcaataagcTCAATGCTTGGTTGCACTCTCTTTATGTGTCCATTTGTTTCATATATGCCAAACAGGGACCATGTCTCACTGATGGGGAAGGGTAAGgtagcttttttataataattgctcatgatttcaatattattgaTGACGGTATCAAGTAGATGCGACCGCTCTGCATAGATACCGGGCGCCTCGTGCCGTAAATACGTGAAATGCACGTGTAAGTGGTAGAAAGATGGCTGATAGTGTAAATATATGCGCAGCTGAGAGCCCTGGATATGGTATTTCTCTAGGATCTTTTTCTGAAACAAGACAAATTAATTTTtgcatgtaattattaaaattatgtattcgAAATTCTACATGAAGAggaatatacatataaagtgATTGTAATGTAAAGTCAAgagaacataataaaaaaaaattaagtactacTGGGAACTATTTACTTACACAATCATTatcaaattgtaaatattatacaaatcaaTGTCAGTCTCAGAGAACCTATTTAAACTATAGATCAATCCAGATAGTTAGACAAGTCATAAGGAATATTCCACTTCATACTTCATAAACCTCATTTTTCAGATACTACTCCATTCAAATTACACTAATAAGTTTCATAGATTataaagaaaatcataatattttttaatttaaacttaaataaataccaaCCTTGCCCTCGTCCCGAATTCTTTTCAGCAACGGCAAATGTGTCTCATACAATTCCCTGATAGACTTGATACCCCTTTGTCTAACAATAGCTAGAAGATACAATGTCTCTTTGGTTACTCCGTCCCACTTCAAGTCAGGAACTAACACAAAACCTTCAGTCTCGCACTTATTATCATAGACTATTCTGTCTTGCTCACTTTTGCCTTCTAGTATGTTGTACACCCACTGTAAAatcaatattgaatatattttattggcaaatattacaagaaataatttaGAGCTATATTCTAGAGTTATTCCCTATTTCTGAAtggttttttcttttaatatggG
Above is a window of Manduca sexta isolate Smith_Timp_Sample1 chromosome 2, JHU_Msex_v1.0, whole genome shotgun sequence DNA encoding:
- the LOC119188988 gene encoding m7GpppX diphosphatase-like; the encoded protein is MSDSCQKDEYSPPSCKKAKIDNENVNDVSENKLQLKDFVIEKILSNNTNRKTVSVTGKFKDKSGVGLIIFEKNAFKEEDLSEEGYFCSETELRTFFQNDIYGNYECFRAPLISGVKTTIIYPATDKHIAKFVHQELHIVLETPELYETLTLPHIEKEQFNLQWVYNILEGKSEQDRIVYDNKCETEGFVLVPDLKWDGVTKETLYLLAIVRQRGIKSIRELYETHLPLLKRIRDEGKKKILEKYHIQGSQLRIYLHYQPSFYHLHVHFTYLRHEAPGIYAERSHLLDTVINNIEIMSNYYKKATLPFPISETWSLFGIYETNGHIKRVQPSIELIDK